The following coding sequences lie in one Silene latifolia isolate original U9 population chromosome 5, ASM4854445v1, whole genome shotgun sequence genomic window:
- the LOC141656645 gene encoding uncharacterized protein LOC141656645, which produces MDSVKSPQVKKVKKKQVKDELDRIKQAEKKRRRLEKALATSAAIRSELEKKKQQKKEEQERLDEEGAAIAEAVALHVLIGEDSDDPRIVLKEGRNLGDWHHAPNIGLFMDGPAFPRQNLKRCSVENMGWFPDAYGHGCEWTHVGEFNHPFKKNMQLTRFEDGSWSCDDFSAGLVAAQAVAALQIREETQVDVPVYFNRY; this is translated from the coding sequence ATGGATTCCGTGAAAAGCCCTCAAGTTAAAAAGGTGAAAAAGAAGCAGGTCAAGGATGAGTTAGATCGCATCAAGCAGGCCGAGAAAAAGAGGAGGCGGCTGGAGAAAGCATTGGCCACGTCAGCAGCGATTCGTTCTGAACTAGAGAAGaaaaaacaacaaaagaaagAAGAGCAAGAGCGGCTGGATGAAGAGGGGGCTGCCATTGCTGAAGCAGTTGCTCTTCATGTATTGATAGGAGAAGATTCCGATGATCCTAGGATTGTCTTGAAAGAAGGCCGTAACCTTGGTGATTGGCATCATGCCCCAAATATTGGACTTTTCATGGACGGACCTGCCTTTCCCCGTCAAAACTTGAAGAGATGTTCTGTTGAGAATATGGGTTGGTTTCCTGACGCGTATGGACATGGCTGTGAATGGACCCATGTTGGAGAGTTCAATCATCCATTTAAGAAAAACATGCAGTTAACACGTTTCGAGGATGGAAGTTGGAGTTGCGATGACTTTTCAGCTGGCCTTGTTGCAGCTCAGGCTGTTGCAGCCCTCCAGATCAGAGAAGAGACGCAGGTTGACGTCCCTGTTTACTTCAACCGATACTGA